One part of the Solea solea chromosome 16, fSolSol10.1, whole genome shotgun sequence genome encodes these proteins:
- the LOC131475376 gene encoding serotonin N-acetyltransferase-like, with protein sequence MMSVVGAQPFIKPMQPPPSVSPGIQRRHTLPASEVRPLNTQDAISVFEIEREAFISVSGDCPLHLDEVRHFLTLCPELSMGWFEEGRLVAFIIGSLWDQDRLTTEALTLHKPRGNTVHIHVLAVHRTFRQQGKGPILMWRYLQYLRCLPSVRRAVLMCEDFLVPFYRKSGFKVQGRCAITVANLTFTEMCYPISGHAYMRRNSEAIRFPQHLLTLPLTKTDEHAADV encoded by the exons ATGATGTCTGTTGTGGGCGCGCAGCCTTTCATCAAACCAATGCAGCCGCCACCTTCTGTTTCTCCCGGCATCCAGAGGAGACACACGCTTCCCGCGAGCGAAGTGCGACCGCTCAACACGCAAGATGCTATAAGTGTGTTTGAAATCGAGCGAGAAG CCTTCATCTCAGTGTCAGGTGATTGTCCCCTCCACCTGGACGAGGTGCGTCACTTCCTCACGCTGTGTCCGGAGTTGTCCATGGGCTGGTTTGAGGAGGGAAGACTGGTGGCGTTTATCATCGGCTCTCTCTGGGACCAGGACAGACTCACAACA GAGGCGCTGACTCTCCACAAACCCCGCGGCAACACCGTCCACATCCACGTCCTCGCCGTCCATCGCACCTTCAGGCAGCAGGGCAAAGGTCCCATCCTGATGTGGCGCTACCTGCAGTACCTGCGCTGTCTGCCCAGCGTGCGCAGAGCGGTGCTGATGTGCGAGGACTTCCTGGTTCCCTTCTACCGCAAGTCGGGCTTTAAAGTGCAGGGACGCTGCGCCATCACCGTGGCCAACCTGACCTTCACAGAGATGTGCTATCCCATCAGCGGCCACGCGTACATGCGCCGCAACAGTGAAGCAATCCGCTTCCCCCAGCATCTGCTGACGCTGCCGCTGACAAAGACTGATGAACACGCTGCTGATGTATGA